The sequence below is a genomic window from Deltaproteobacteria bacterium GWC2_55_46.
TTCCGTAAGTATGTAACTTAGCGAATAAATTATGGCTGAGAAAAGGACCAGGCCGGCCCCGATGGCATAGGCCTCTCCTATGCCGCTCGTAACCTTGAGCGCAAGAGCCAGGCCTGCGTATGTAAGCAGGATCGAGACGGTTTTTTTGCCTGTGATCCGTTCCTTGAAAAATATGGCCGCCAGGATGGTGACTATGGCCGGATATGTGTACAGTATGACGCGTTCAAGGGAGGCGTCTATGTAGAGAAGCCCCCAGAAATCAGAGAGCGCAGCGGCGTAAAGCCCCAGGAGCCCGCTCAGCACGAGGTAAAGGAAGTCCCTCCAGGAGACCCTGGGCGAGGGGAACAAGAGTACCGCGCCCCAGAAAAAGGGCATGGCTATGGCGAACCTTAAGGCCAGGAGCGTGACCGGGTCTATTCCGTAGCCGTAGATGAGCTTTGCGAAGATGCCCTTGGCGGAGAACGCCAGGCTTGAGGCCGCTACGAGGATGTAGCCGGCCAGCAGGTCTTTTCTTTCCATCGAAACAACAAGGTCTGGACCTTAAGTCACAGCCTTCCCATTGCCTTTATTATACAGTGTTAATCGGCGGCTATGATAGTAGATTAGAGCCTATTGAGAGTCAAGGGTAAAGAGGAACGCCAAGCCTGCCGATATTAGTTAAAAAAAAGAAGAAGATGAAACAGGTAAGCGCCGTGAAGTCGTCGGACCGTGAAGTAAAATATCTGAGCCTCGAAGTGCCCAGGAAGATACTCTTAGCCTTTCTTTTCCTCCTTCTTTTCCTGATACCGGCGCTTTCATACGCCGGTGACGGACTCCGTAAGGCAAATAGCCCTGATTATTGGATCGGGAAGCTTAAAAACCCGGATAAGCTTGTGCTTACCCCGGAAGAGATAGCTATTTTCAACCGCATTACGATAGAGAACATCGATCAGATGGCGGAGTTAAGCTCCATGCCAGAGGTCATCTCCGGTGAAAGGGTCTTTGAATGGCTCTGGGATATCCTCGGCTATCCGGCTGCCTTGTACGATTCCGCCGGGCAGAAGGTCCAGGAGGGCTTCTTCAACGACCTGGCCTGGAACATGTACCTCGACGGCATCGCAAAAGAGATCGAGGTGAGGTTTGGCGTCATAGTCGAGAGGGCCGACGTAAGGGGCCTTCCAACGGAGGAGTCGCTGCGCACCGGGAGCGGCCGGGGCTTCGATACCTTGCAGTACTCGAGCATATATCCACCTGAGAAGGTCGCGCTCCTGCATACGAGCAGGGACGGGCGATGGGGCTTTTTCCAGACCAGGGACTTGAGGGGATGGATAAGGATGGACAAGGTGGCCTTCGGTGAAAGGGATGACGTGTTGGATGAGCCAGGCGATTTTCTCGTCGTGACCGGAAGCAAGGTCAAGGTCTATGGCGATTACGGGCTTAAAGAGGAGGCCGGGGAGGTCGCCATGAGCGGCGTGCTCGCGCTCGCCGGGGCAAGGAAGGGTAGATCTCCATGGGCCGTCAAATTCCCTGTGAGGGGGGAGGACGGGGCCCTTGTCTGGACCGAGGCTTACATATCTCCGAGGGCGGGCGTCCACCGTGGTTATCTTCCCTATACGAGGAGGAACATAATAAGACAGGCCTTCAAGATGCTCGGCGAGGAGTACGGCTGGGGAGGAAGGGAAGGGCTCAGGGACTGTTCGCTTTTCATACAGGACCTTTTCGCCACGGTGGGGCTAAGGCTGCCAAGGAACTCAAGGCAGCAGGGATCAATAGGCGATGTCAGGGCCCATCTTGACGAGTACGGCACGAGAGAAGATATAGCCATGGCTTTGAGGGAGGCGGACCCGGGTGTGACCCTTTTGACACTTAACGGCCACGTGATGCTCCATATAGGGATATCCAAGGGGAAGCCCTTTGTAATACACCAGATATTCGCTTACGCCGACAGGGGAGGGGTCAAGCGCATCGGCAGGGTCGCGGTAACGGGCCTTGAGCTGGGAGGGCGCTCTCCTTTAGGGCCCATGAAAAAAAGGCTCCGGAGCGTAAACCGCGTTACCATACCCGCACATTACGGCGCGAGGGCTGGTATTGACAAAGAAGAAGTAATCTGATAGAATCAGCACAACTGTCACTCAATAGCCTCCGGGTTTGTCCTTCTGCTCTAATGCCTCTTTAATAATCAGTACGCGATACTGGGGCGGCAATCAAGGGTATAAACCAAAAAAGGAGGCAGGGCCATGAGGACAGACAAACTGAATGTAGGGGAGTTCATAGCGTTGCTCGCCGTGATAATCACTATAGCGGCAGGGGTGGCACTATCTTGACGGGCTGTCAAACTTAGACGGGGAAGGATGCTCAAAGGCTCCTTCCCTCTTTTTTTTGCCTCAACGCCTTCCTTGACTTCGCCTCTGGTTTATACTATTCTGGCTGTTGTAACCACTCATATTGATTGATTTTTTTGAGCCGCCCTCAAGCGGCTACCGGTGATGTCCGCGCGATGAACATAGGCAGCAAACTGATACTCTCATTCCTTCTGGCCACGCTGCTGCCGACCGTATTCCTGGCATTCCTTACCACCAACCTCATAAGCTCAAGCAAAAAAGAAGACGCCCAGGAGACTATCAACAACAACCTGAAGGCCGCATGGATGCAATATTACGCGCGCGCCTACCAGATGCAGTACGGCATGCTTCAGGCCTCTACCGAGCGCGCCATCAAGGACGCCATCAGGAGAAAGGACTCCAGCCTCCTGAGGGCGCAGATAATCGAATGGAAAAGGTACAGGCCCTATGTCGACCTCTGGGCCTTTGTCGACCCAAAAGCCTATACGATAGCCTCCTACAACACCCAGGCTACAGGCTACAGGCTCTCATTCAAAGGCCTTGTTGAGAAGTCCATCAGCCTGAAGAGCTCCTTCATCTCTACCGAGATAGTCCCGCGCGATATCCTCACCCTGGAACGCATCGACGCCAGGGCGCGGATAGAGTCAGAGACGGGGGTGGCGGAGAGCGCGGTCAAGGACGGGATGATGCTCGTCGTCATAACGCCGGTGATGGACGGCTCCGGAGCGGTGTTGGGCGCCATCATCACGGGCGACCTCATAAACAACGACTCATTCGTGCCTGATACTCTGGCCGAGTCCATCCCGGGCTCCCTTGTCACCATAGCGATGGGGCAGGTCCAGGTGTCGACCAACGTGACGGATAAGAACGGCAGGAGGACCGTAGGCCATCTTATCCCCGGTCAGGTCCTTGGCGAGATAAACAGGAGCCTTGGCTACAGGGGGGAGACCGAGATAGCTCAGAAGGCTTATGTCGCCGCCTTTGACCCGATAATAAACTACGAGGCCAGGATCATAGGCTCGCTTTTCGTGGGTGTGCCAAAGGAGAAGTTCGTAGAGCTCCAGTACAGGAACATCAAGGCCGTAACTACAATCGCGCTTCTCGGCTTCTTCATGGCCACCGGCGTGGCCTCTTTCCTGACCTATGTCATCACCAGGCCTATACTCTCCCTCAAGAAAAAGGCGCAGATGGTCTCTTCCGGCGACTTGAACGTCAGGATAGGCTCTGCGACCCAGGGCAAGGACGAGATAGCGGACCTGGCCCGCACTTTCGAGCTGATGCTGCAGAGCCTTCGCGACAAGGAACATAGCATCAAGGCCGGCCAGGAGAAGGTCGCAACGCAGAAAAAGCTCATCGAGTCGATAATAAACAGCCTGCCGTACTGCCTCTACGTCCTTGAGAGGAGCAAGGCCATAGTGGTCTGGAACCGGCACGCCTCTGAAGCATGCCCGATATGCAGGTGCGACAGCCCCGGCGAGGACTGCCATAACGAGAACTTCATGGCCCATACCCCTGACGGCCTCAGGGGAGAGCTGGAAAAGATCGTGGACAGCGTCTTTGAGACCGGGCGCGCGAGAAGCATCGAATACAAGCTCTCGGGCCCGGACGGCGCCGAGATGGTCATCTTTACCAGCATATTCCCAGTCCTTACCGGCGTACAGGGGCCTGCTGAGTACGTCGTATGGATGTCGGAGGACGTTACCAAGAAAAAGGAGATGGAGAGCAATATCATATCGAGCGAGAAGCTTGCCGCCGTGGGACAGCTCGCCGCGGGGATAGCGCACGAGGTCAACAACCCCCTTGGCGGGATCCTTAACTGCCTCTACAACTTCAAGAACTGCAGCCTTACCGACGAGCGCAAGGCCGAGTACCTGGATTTCATGGAGGACGGGATAAGGCGGGTGCAGAAGATAGTAAGGCAGCTTCTGGAGTTTTCGCAGCAGCACGCCCCTGAGCTTACGCTTACGGACCTGAACGCCATGATACAGGGCATAATCCCGCTCTTCGTCCACTCGGTCAAGGGCAAGGACGTGAGCCTCGTGGTGAACCTCGGCCAGGGGCTGCCGCCAATACTCGTCGACAAGCACCAGATCGAGCAGATACTCGTGAACCTCATCTTAAACGCGGTCCAGTCGGTCTCTGGCGCCGGGCGCATAGAGGTGAGCACAAAGTACGAGGGGCGCTGGTTCTGCATACAGGTCGCCGACAACGGCTGCGGCATACCCCAGGATAACCTCAAAAGGATTTTCGACCCGTTCTTCACGACCAAGGGCGTCGGCAAGGGCACGGGGTTGGGCCTGTCGGTGAGCCGTGGTATAATAGAACGGCATAAGGGCAGGATTGAGGTCGAAAGCCAGCCGGGCAAGGGCAGCACCTTCAAGGTGCTGCTGCCTATAAACCCGGGACAGGCGTAAGGAGGGGGCTTTGGCAAGGGAATCGAGGATACTCATAATAGACGACGAGCCGCTGATGCGCATCTCCATAAGCGACGCCTTGAAAGGGGACGGCTGCCAGGTCTTTGAGACCGCCTCCGGCAGGGAAGGGATAGCCCTTGCGAAGGACGGCGGCTTCGACATAGTGATAACCGACCTGAGGCTGCCTGACGTGGACGGTATAGAGGTCCTGAAATCCTGCAAGAGGCTCTCCCCTGATACCTTCGTAATCCTGATAACGGCTTACGGGGCGGTAGAGACGGCGGTAGAGGCCATGAAGTACGGTGCCTATGATTACATAACAAAGCCGTTCTCCATGGACGAGCTCCTTCTCATGATAAAGAGGATATTGAGGGTCAAGGACCTCGAGCGCGAGAACATCATGCTCAAGGAGCAGGTGGAGGGCAGGTACAACTTCAGCGGCATAATCGGCGGAAGTGAGAAGATGAACGAGATATTCGAGATGATAAAGGTCATCTCGCAGACCGATTCCACCGTGCTTATCCTGGGCGAGAGCGGCACAGGGAAAGAGCTTGTCGCCAACGCCGTCCATACGACGAGTCCCAGGAGGGACGAGCCTTATATAAAGGTGAGCTGCGCGGCTATCCCAGAGACCCTCCTTGAGGCCGAGCTCTTCGGCTACGAGAAAGGCGCGTACACGGGGGCGGTAAAGCAGAAGAAGGGGAGGTTCGAGCTCGCGAACAAGGGGACGATCTTCCTGGACGAGATAGGCGAGCTTACTCCCGCGATACAGGTGAAGCTTCTACGTGTCCTCCAGGAGAAGGAGTTCGACAGGCTCGGCGGGACCGAGACCATAAGCGTGGACGTGAGGATAATCTGCGCAACGCAACGGGACCTTAAAAAAGAGGTGCACAAGGGCACATTCAGGGAAGACCTCTACTACAGGCTTAACGTGGTCCCGGTCACGCTTCCTCCCCTCAGGGAGAGGAAGGGCGACATAGTGATGCTTGCCAATCACTTCCTGGGCTACTATTCCAGCCTTTACAAGAAGAACGTCAAGTCGTTTTCCGCTGACGCCCTTGAGCTGCTCCTCAAGCACCCATTCCCTGGGAACGTGAGAGAGCTTGAGCACGCGGTGGAAAGGGCGGTGGTGATGGGCAAGAGCGATGAGGTCCAGCCCTGGGACTTACCCGACGAGATAAGCGGCGCGAATTTGAGCGACTGCCTCAAGGCCTTCCATAACGGTAATAGCTACGAGCACCTTACAAAGGCCATGAAGGACTTTGAGAGGCGCTATATCGCGAAGGTGCTCGAAGAGACGAAGGGGAATAAGACTATGGCGGCCAAGCTCCTGGGGGTGTCAAGGAAGACCCTGTGGGAAAAGTGCAAGCTGCTGGATATGGCAAGTGGAGATTAGCAGTAGCCTTTAAGGCTTTCATGCCTTTGACCTGGCCTTAAATATCCTTTCTATCTTACCGTAATCATTGATTATTTTGATATTGTCGTAAGCGCCTGTGGCCTCTGCCTCAGCCATTACGTCCTTTGATTGGCCGTAGCCTATCTCGATAGCCAGCCAGCCTCCGGGGGCAAGCCATGCTGGGGCCTCCCGCAATATCCTTCTTATGAACCTGAGCCCGTCAGCGCCTCCGGCAAGGGCGCCCCTGGGCTCAAAATCCTTTACCTCCGGGTCGAGCGTTTCTATCTCCATATCCGCTATATAGGGCGGGTTGGATAAGAGCATCTGAGCCCTGCCTCGAAGCTCCCGTGGCAGCGCGCCAAAGAGGTCTCCTTCGAGGAATACTACCCTCTCAGCGACACCGGCCCTTTGGGCGTTCTCGCTTGCCACTTTAAGGGCGTTGGCGGAGATATCCGAGGCATAGACGATAGCGCCGGGGATCTCTTTGGCGGTCGAGACCGCAATGCACCCGCTGCCCGTGCAGAGGTCGATTATAGTAAGGCGCTCTTTTGTCTGCCCTATCGTCTTTATCGCCTCTTCGACCAGTAGCTCTGTCTCAGGCCTCGGTATGAGGACGTCCCTGGTGACCTTGAGGACGAGCCCCCTGAACTCCGCCTCGCCGAAGATGTACTGCGAAGGCTCCCTGTTGAGCCTTCTTTTTACCGCGTCCCTGATGGCGTTCTCATCCCTTTCGCCGATTTTTTTCCCAGCGTTAAGCAGCAGCTCGTGCCTTTTCGCGCCAAGGATGTGCATGAGGATGAACTCTGATTCGCTCCGTGCGTCCGGAACGCCGCCTTTGGACAGCTCATTATACGCCCATATAAGCGCCGTGCCTGTCGTGAGGCCTGTATCTTTCATGTGAGATCCCATAAACCAAAAAAATAATTTAAATCTCAGGGATTGTCAAAGGATTCCGGTAAGGGGCTGGAATATAATATGGCTGAGGTCTTGAGGGTGGGCTCAAGACCTCTCTGGATGCATGATACGGCTCAGGGCTCTTCTCCGAACTCGGCGACCCTCGGTTTTACGATCTCCTCAAAATCCTTGTACCTCATCTCCACCGCCTCGTAATGGGTGCCCGCGTTGAAGTAGATATTCTCGTCCTCTGTAAGAGACCTGTCGACG
It includes:
- a CDS encoding protein-(glutamine-N5) methyltransferase, release factor-specific, yielding MKDTGLTTGTALIWAYNELSKGGVPDARSESEFILMHILGAKRHELLLNAGKKIGERDENAIRDAVKRRLNREPSQYIFGEAEFRGLVLKVTRDVLIPRPETELLVEEAIKTIGQTKERLTIIDLCTGSGCIAVSTAKEIPGAIVYASDISANALKVASENAQRAGVAERVVFLEGDLFGALPRELRGRAQMLLSNPPYIADMEIETLDPEVKDFEPRGALAGGADGLRFIRRILREAPAWLAPGGWLAIEIGYGQSKDVMAEAEATGAYDNIKIINDYGKIERIFKARSKA